A single region of the Duganella sp. BuS-21 genome encodes:
- a CDS encoding TIGR04348 family glycosyltransferase has translation MSKAHIWIVSPASARANNGNWQSASRWARFLRTRYRVTITQQWPEADAEAQRASVLPTPPDLLIALHARRSAPSLDAWTRSHPDRPSILLLTGTDLYRDIDTDADAQRSLRQASALVVLQDAGLQALPAPLRGKAHVIYQSAATLRPATGAQRHADIAMIGHLRQEKDPLTFMQAAALVTAPSARLIHIGGALEPALALAAQATAAQRPRYQWLGPMAHAATRQRLKRCRAMALTSHMEGGANVIIEAVCAGVPVLASDISGNRGMLGQHYAGYFPPGDAAALACLIDRVIADTDFYRQLRAQCDARAPLFAPAAEQAALLELVDNLLHKT, from the coding sequence GTGAGCAAAGCACATATCTGGATCGTCAGTCCCGCGTCGGCCCGGGCCAACAACGGCAACTGGCAAAGCGCCAGCCGCTGGGCGCGATTCCTGCGCACGCGCTACCGCGTGACCATCACCCAGCAGTGGCCCGAGGCCGACGCTGAAGCGCAGCGCGCATCGGTCCTGCCCACGCCGCCGGACCTGCTGATCGCCCTGCACGCGCGCCGCTCGGCGCCGTCGCTGGACGCGTGGACCCGCAGCCATCCCGACCGCCCTTCCATCCTGCTGCTGACCGGCACCGACCTGTATCGCGACATCGACACCGACGCCGACGCCCAACGCTCGCTACGGCAGGCCAGCGCGCTGGTGGTGCTGCAAGACGCCGGCCTGCAAGCGCTGCCGGCACCGCTGCGCGGCAAAGCGCATGTCATCTACCAGTCCGCAGCCACACTACGCCCGGCGACCGGCGCGCAGCGCCACGCCGACATCGCCATGATCGGCCACCTGCGTCAGGAAAAAGACCCGCTCACCTTCATGCAGGCGGCGGCGCTGGTGACGGCGCCGTCGGCGCGGCTGATCCACATCGGCGGCGCACTGGAGCCGGCACTGGCGCTGGCCGCGCAAGCCACCGCCGCGCAGCGCCCGCGCTACCAATGGCTCGGCCCCATGGCGCACGCCGCCACGCGTCAGCGCCTCAAGCGCTGTCGCGCCATGGCCCTCACCTCCCACATGGAAGGCGGCGCCAACGTCATCATCGAAGCCGTCTGCGCCGGCGTGCCGGTGCTGGCCAGCGACATCAGCGGCAATCGCGGCATGTTGGGCCAGCACTACGCCGGCTACTTCCCGCCCGGCGACGCCGCCGCACTGGCGTGCCTGATCGACCGCGTCATCGCCGATACCGACTTTTATCGACAGCTGCGGGCACAGTGCGACGCCCGCGCCCCGCTGTTCGCACCGGCCGCCGAGCAAGCGGCTTTACTGGAGTTGGTGGATAATCTGCTGCATAAGACTTAA
- the egtD gene encoding L-histidine N(alpha)-methyltransferase: MQLSHGSPEVIAEISAGLMAAAAYTSPKYLYDGLGSKLFEAICELPEYYPTRTEAAIFACHGAEMARAVGDGATLIDLGAGNCAKAASLFPLLQPAQYVPVDISRDFLAGAVAQLQQRFPHIEMTALGLDFSSGFALPDSVRAGRRVFFYPGSSIGNFSPDHAITFLRGLRLNAGADGGLLIGVDLIKDHTVLDAAYDDALGVTGAFNLNMLRHLNHLIGSDFDVEQWKHIAFFNPEFSRIEMHLEARCGLTVRWPGGERSFARGERIHTEDSYKYTRQSFVNLLERAGFATTRVWTDEEQWFAVIHARVI, from the coding sequence ATGCAATTGTCCCACGGTAGTCCGGAGGTCATCGCCGAAATCAGCGCAGGCCTGATGGCTGCCGCCGCATATACTTCGCCCAAATATCTCTACGACGGCCTCGGCTCCAAGCTGTTCGAGGCCATTTGCGAGCTGCCCGAATACTACCCGACCCGCACCGAAGCGGCCATCTTCGCCTGCCATGGCGCCGAAATGGCGCGCGCGGTGGGCGACGGCGCCACGCTGATCGATCTGGGTGCGGGCAATTGCGCCAAGGCGGCGTCGCTGTTCCCGCTGTTGCAGCCGGCGCAGTACGTGCCGGTCGATATTTCGCGCGACTTCCTGGCCGGCGCGGTGGCGCAGCTGCAGCAGCGCTTCCCGCACATCGAAATGACGGCCCTCGGCCTGGACTTTTCCAGCGGCTTTGCATTGCCGGACAGCGTGCGCGCCGGTCGCCGCGTGTTCTTCTATCCCGGCTCTTCGATCGGCAATTTCTCGCCCGACCACGCGATCACCTTCCTGCGCGGCCTGCGCCTCAATGCGGGCGCCGATGGCGGCCTGCTGATCGGTGTGGACCTGATCAAGGACCACACGGTGCTGGACGCGGCCTACGACGATGCGCTGGGCGTGACCGGCGCCTTCAACCTGAACATGCTGCGCCACCTGAATCACCTGATCGGATCGGATTTCGATGTCGAGCAGTGGAAGCACATCGCCTTCTTCAATCCCGAATTCAGCCGCATCGAGATGCACCTGGAAGCACGTTGCGGGTTGACGGTGCGCTGGCCCGGCGGCGAGCGCAGTTTCGCGCGCGGCGAGCGCATACATACGGAAGACAGCTACAAGTACACGCGCCAATCCTTCGTCAACCTGCTGGAGCGCGCCGGCTTCGCCACCACGCGCGTGTGGACCGATGAAGAGCAGTGGTTCGCCGTTATACACGCCAGGGTGATTTGA
- the egtB gene encoding ergothioneine biosynthesis protein EgtB, translated as MMDQLQANYAAVRRHTLALAAPLSDEDCGAQSMPDASPVKWHLAHTTWFFETFILERMEQGFAPFHPAFRILFNSYYNGIGEKHPRAQRGLLTRPAMAQVRAYRADVDARVARLLSGEVGAARSGELAMLVTLGLQHEQQHQELMLTDVKHVLAQSLLRPAYLDAPLARAASVAPFAWLAFDGGLADIGHDGAGFSFDNELPRHKQYVAPFALASRLVTNGEYLAFIDAGGYADAAPWLAEGWDWVRANQLRAPIYWFQDEHDTWQEFTLHGAQPLDLNRPLTHVSLFEADAYAHWAGARLPTEAEWEYAAVQGQAAQMFGHCWQWTSSSYAPYPGFSTAEGALGEYNGKFMLNQYVLRGSSSATPEGHARASYRNFFPAGARWQFTGIRLARRD; from the coding sequence ATGATGGACCAGCTCCAGGCCAACTACGCGGCGGTGCGCAGGCACACGCTGGCGCTGGCCGCGCCGCTTTCGGACGAGGACTGCGGCGCGCAATCGATGCCGGATGCCAGCCCGGTCAAATGGCACCTGGCGCACACCACCTGGTTCTTCGAGACCTTTATCCTGGAGCGCATGGAGCAGGGCTTCGCGCCATTCCATCCGGCGTTCCGCATTCTGTTCAACTCCTATTACAACGGCATCGGCGAAAAGCACCCGCGCGCCCAGCGTGGCTTGCTGACGCGGCCCGCCATGGCGCAGGTGCGCGCCTACCGCGCCGACGTCGATGCGCGCGTGGCGCGGCTGCTGTCTGGCGAAGTAGGCGCGGCGCGTAGCGGCGAGCTGGCGATGCTGGTCACGCTGGGTCTGCAGCACGAGCAGCAGCACCAGGAGCTGATGCTCACCGACGTCAAGCACGTGCTGGCGCAAAGTCTGCTGCGGCCGGCCTATCTGGACGCGCCGCTGGCGCGCGCCGCCAGCGTCGCGCCTTTTGCCTGGCTGGCGTTCGACGGTGGCCTGGCCGACATCGGCCATGACGGCGCAGGCTTCAGCTTCGACAACGAACTACCGCGCCACAAGCAGTACGTGGCGCCGTTCGCGCTGGCTTCGCGGCTGGTGACCAACGGCGAGTACCTGGCGTTTATCGATGCCGGCGGCTATGCCGATGCGGCGCCATGGCTGGCCGAGGGCTGGGACTGGGTGCGCGCCAACCAGCTGCGCGCGCCGATCTACTGGTTCCAGGACGAGCACGACACGTGGCAGGAATTCACCCTGCATGGAGCGCAGCCGCTGGATCTGAACCGGCCGCTCACGCACGTGTCGCTGTTTGAAGCGGACGCTTACGCTCATTGGGCCGGCGCGCGCCTGCCGACCGAAGCGGAATGGGAATACGCCGCCGTGCAAGGCCAGGCGGCGCAGATGTTCGGCCACTGCTGGCAATGGACCAGCAGCAGTTACGCGCCGTATCCCGGCTTCTCGACGGCGGAGGGTGCGCTGGGCGAATACAACGGCAAGTTCATGCTGAACCAGTATGTGCTGCGCGGCTCATCGAGCGCCACGCCCGAAGGCCATGCCCGCGCCAGCTACCGTAACTTCTTCCCGGCCGGCGCTCGCTGGCAATTCACCGGCATCCGGCTGGCGCGGCGCGACTAG
- a CDS encoding amidohydrolase family protein, with protein MKLQHLLISAAILGALAQANAAEQVTVIRAGKLVDVTTGKVLTDQTIVVTGERISAVGPSASTPAPAGAQVIDLSAQTVLPGLIDMHTHLTGDPYMSGYNSLGVSDIRAALYGVRAARKTLEAGFTTVRNVGAGGFGDVALRDAINDGDFIGPRMRTAGYAIGIKGGHCDENLLPPDVNFTGRGVADGPWEARAKVREMAKYGADVIKICASGGVLSKGDEPGAQQYTLEEMQAIVNEAHKLGRKVAAHAHGTSAIHDAILAGVDSIEHASLIDDVNIKLAKEKGTYLVMDIYNDDFILQEGEKAGMLPESIAKEKVIGQLQRDNFRKAFVGGAKMAFGSDSGVYPHGDNAKQFYYMTKYGMTSMQAIQAATINAADLLGWKDRVGSISVGKFADIIAVKGNAADDATELTKVSFVMKGGALIKQQ; from the coding sequence ATGAAACTGCAGCACCTTTTGATTTCCGCCGCCATTCTGGGCGCACTCGCGCAAGCCAACGCCGCCGAGCAGGTGACCGTCATCCGCGCCGGCAAACTGGTCGACGTCACCACCGGCAAGGTGCTCACCGATCAAACCATCGTCGTCACCGGCGAGCGCATTAGCGCCGTGGGCCCGAGCGCCTCGACCCCGGCGCCGGCCGGCGCGCAGGTAATCGACCTGTCGGCGCAGACCGTGCTGCCAGGCCTGATCGACATGCACACCCACCTGACCGGCGATCCTTATATGAGCGGCTACAACTCGCTGGGCGTGTCCGACATCCGCGCCGCGCTGTATGGCGTGCGCGCCGCGCGCAAGACGCTGGAAGCCGGCTTCACCACCGTGCGCAACGTCGGCGCCGGCGGCTTCGGCGACGTGGCGCTGCGCGACGCCATCAACGACGGCGATTTCATCGGCCCGCGCATGCGCACCGCTGGCTACGCCATCGGCATCAAGGGCGGCCACTGCGACGAGAATCTGCTGCCGCCGGATGTGAACTTCACCGGCCGCGGCGTGGCCGACGGCCCGTGGGAAGCGCGCGCCAAGGTGCGCGAGATGGCCAAGTACGGCGCCGACGTGATCAAGATCTGCGCCTCGGGCGGCGTGCTGTCCAAAGGCGACGAACCGGGCGCGCAGCAGTACACGCTGGAAGAGATGCAGGCCATCGTCAACGAGGCGCATAAGCTGGGCCGCAAGGTGGCGGCGCATGCGCACGGCACCAGCGCGATCCACGACGCCATCCTTGCCGGCGTCGATTCGATCGAGCACGCAAGCCTGATCGATGATGTCAACATCAAGCTGGCCAAGGAGAAGGGCACCTATCTGGTGATGGACATCTACAACGATGACTTCATCCTGCAGGAAGGCGAGAAGGCGGGCATGCTGCCGGAATCGATCGCCAAGGAAAAGGTGATCGGCCAGCTGCAGCGCGATAACTTCCGCAAGGCCTTCGTCGGCGGCGCCAAGATGGCCTTCGGCAGCGACTCCGGCGTGTATCCGCACGGCGACAACGCCAAGCAGTTCTACTACATGACCAAGTACGGCATGACGTCGATGCAGGCCATCCAGGCGGCCACCATCAACGCCGCCGACCTGCTGGGCTGGAAGGACCGCGTCGGTTCGATCAGCGTGGGCAAGTTCGCCGACATCATCGCCGTCAAGGGCAATGCGGCCGACGACGCCACCGAGCTGACCAAGGTGTCGTTTGTGATGAAGGGCGGCGCGCTGATCAAGCAGCAGTAA
- the leuA gene encoding 2-isopropylmalate synthase produces MMLQNPASKYRAFPAVQLTDRTWPNAIISKPPIWMSTDLRDGNQALIEPMSIEKKLRMFDLLIKIGLKEIEVGFPSASQTDFDFVRKLVEEKRIPDDVTIIVLTQSRDELIRRTVESCLGAKRAIVHLYNSVAPVFRKVVFGMSREEITNIATTGAKLVKELTKQHPDTDWGYEYTPESFSTTELDFSKHICDAVIAIFEPTPSRKLIINLPSTVECSTPNVYADQIEWMSRKLTRRDSLIISVHPHNDRGTAVASAELAVMAGADRVEGCLFGNGERTGNVDLVTLALNLYTQGVHPGLDFSDIDEVRKVVEECNQLPVHPRHPYVGDLVFTAFSGSHQDAIKKGFAKQVEGALWEIPYLPIDPQDLGRSYDAVIRVNSQSGKGGMAYLLEQDFGLVLPRRLQIEFSRAVQAVADQTGLEITSEGIYDIFNKEYFEQSSPYAYQSHKMVEDTSSDEPVQIDIAMIHRGASLALQGGGNGPIDAFVDALGLDIKLMDYHEHSIGSGANAKAACYVELRLANGPTLFGAAIDSNILTASFKAVLSAVNRQLVRVEAAEGKVAA; encoded by the coding sequence ATGATGTTGCAGAACCCAGCGAGCAAATACCGCGCCTTCCCCGCCGTCCAGTTGACCGACCGTACCTGGCCGAACGCCATCATCAGCAAGCCGCCGATCTGGATGAGCACCGACCTGCGCGACGGCAACCAGGCCCTGATCGAGCCGATGAGCATCGAGAAAAAACTGCGCATGTTCGACCTGCTGATCAAGATCGGCCTGAAGGAAATCGAAGTCGGCTTCCCTTCGGCTTCGCAGACCGACTTCGACTTCGTGCGCAAGCTGGTGGAAGAAAAGCGCATTCCGGACGACGTCACCATCATCGTGCTGACCCAGTCGCGCGATGAACTGATCCGCCGCACCGTCGAATCGTGCCTCGGCGCCAAGCGCGCCATCGTCCACCTGTACAACTCGGTGGCGCCGGTATTCCGCAAGGTGGTCTTCGGCATGTCGCGCGAAGAGATCACCAACATCGCCACCACCGGCGCCAAGCTGGTGAAGGAACTGACCAAGCAGCATCCGGACACCGACTGGGGCTATGAATACACGCCTGAATCGTTCTCCACCACGGAGCTGGACTTCTCCAAGCATATCTGCGACGCCGTCATCGCCATCTTCGAACCGACGCCGTCCAGGAAGCTGATCATCAATCTGCCGTCCACCGTGGAGTGCAGCACGCCCAACGTCTATGCCGACCAGATCGAATGGATGTCGCGCAAACTGACGCGCCGTGATTCGCTGATCATCTCGGTCCACCCGCACAACGACCGCGGCACCGCCGTGGCCTCGGCCGAACTGGCCGTGATGGCCGGCGCCGACCGCGTTGAAGGCTGCTTGTTCGGCAACGGCGAACGCACCGGCAACGTCGACCTGGTGACGCTGGCGCTCAACCTCTACACCCAGGGCGTGCATCCTGGCCTGGACTTCTCCGACATCGATGAAGTGCGCAAGGTGGTCGAGGAATGCAACCAATTGCCGGTACACCCGCGCCACCCGTACGTGGGCGACCTGGTATTCACCGCCTTCTCCGGCTCGCACCAGGACGCGATCAAGAAAGGCTTCGCCAAGCAGGTCGAAGGCGCGCTCTGGGAGATCCCGTATTTGCCGATCGACCCGCAAGACCTGGGCCGCAGCTACGACGCCGTCATCCGCGTCAACAGCCAGTCGGGCAAAGGCGGCATGGCCTACTTGCTGGAGCAGGACTTCGGCCTGGTGCTGCCGCGCCGCCTGCAGATTGAATTCAGCCGCGCGGTGCAGGCGGTGGCCGACCAGACCGGCCTTGAAATCACCTCCGAGGGCATCTACGATATCTTCAACAAGGAATACTTCGAGCAGAGCTCTCCATACGCCTACCAGTCGCACAAAATGGTGGAAGACACCAGCAGCGACGAGCCGGTGCAGATCGACATCGCCATGATCCATCGCGGTGCGTCACTGGCGCTGCAAGGCGGCGGCAACGGCCCGATCGACGCCTTTGTCGATGCGCTGGGCCTGGATATCAAGCTGATGGACTACCACGAGCACTCGATCGGCTCGGGCGCCAACGCCAAGGCGGCCTGCTATGTCGAACTGCGCCTGGCCAACGGCCCGACCCTGTTCGGCGCGGCCATCGACAGCAACATCCTGACCGCCTCGTTCAAGGCGGTGCTCAGCGCGGTCAACCGCCAGCTGGTGCGCGTTGAAGCGGCCGAAGGCAAAGTGGCAGCCTAA
- a CDS encoding putative selenate ABC transporter substrate-binding protein: MKISFKSVLAAGLMLAASWSHAQSADNVFRVSAIPDEAPTELQRKFKPLGEYLEKKIGMKVEFTPVTDYAASVEALINKKVDMVWFGGFTFVQANDRSKGAITPLVQRVEDEKFRSVFVTTNKSINSLNDLKGKTLSFGSESSTSGHLMPRFYLLQAKINPDTDLKRIAFSGAHDATVAAVAGGKVDAGALNISVWEKLLEAKKVDPAVVRVFYTTPGYYDYNWSVRTDMNADLKKKLSDAFLALDPSKPEDKVIMDLQRTIKFIPTKVENYKNIEAAAKNAGLLK, encoded by the coding sequence ATGAAAATCTCCTTCAAATCCGTCCTGGCCGCCGGCCTGATGCTGGCAGCCTCCTGGTCGCACGCGCAGTCCGCCGACAACGTGTTCCGCGTATCGGCCATCCCGGACGAAGCGCCGACCGAACTGCAGCGCAAGTTCAAACCGCTGGGCGAGTATCTGGAGAAGAAGATCGGCATGAAGGTCGAGTTTACGCCGGTGACCGACTACGCCGCCTCGGTCGAAGCCCTGATCAATAAAAAAGTCGACATGGTCTGGTTCGGCGGCTTCACCTTCGTGCAAGCCAACGATCGCAGCAAGGGCGCCATCACGCCGCTGGTGCAGCGCGTCGAAGATGAAAAATTCCGCTCCGTGTTCGTCACCACCAACAAGAGCATCAACAGCCTGAATGACCTGAAGGGCAAGACCCTGAGCTTCGGCTCCGAGTCCTCGACCTCGGGCCACCTGATGCCGCGCTTCTACCTGCTGCAAGCGAAGATCAATCCGGACACCGACCTGAAACGCATCGCCTTCTCCGGCGCGCACGACGCCACCGTGGCCGCCGTCGCAGGCGGCAAGGTCGATGCCGGCGCGCTGAATATCTCGGTATGGGAAAAACTGCTGGAAGCGAAAAAGGTCGATCCAGCCGTGGTGCGCGTGTTCTACACCACGCCAGGCTACTACGACTACAACTGGTCGGTGCGCACCGACATGAACGCCGACCTAAAGAAAAAGCTGAGCGACGCCTTCCTGGCCCTGGACCCGTCCAAGCCTGAAGACAAAGTCATTATGGACCTGCAGCGCACCATCAAGTTCATTCCGACCAAAGTCGAGAACTACAAGAACATCGAAGCCGCAGCCAAGAACGCCGGCCTG
- a CDS encoding SUMF1/EgtB/PvdO family nonheme iron enzyme, with protein sequence MTSSSTSFRNATSQQLAQALQHARDYTLSLFDCFAAAGMDAPARVPQLRIINPPLWELGHTAWFAEWFILREASSSHPADANGNCLLTKGDDWFDSARVPHRSRWSLDLPTTGGVKTYCHEVLDRVLDKLSREPNTDEALYPYRLALAHEDMHGEAFLYTLQTLGLAAPTPANGELLTMFAPSEIGFPGGTLQLGSKAGAGFVFDNEREAHSFHVAPFRMDSTLVSNAQYADFVTDGGYDNRQFWSQAGADWLMRQERSAPRYWQREGAQWRTMRFGKLSTLAGTEPVRHVNLYEAQAYCAWAGRRLPTEAEWEYAALSGHPAFRWGQLWEWTASPFEPYPEFKADRYLEYSEPWFHTHQTLRGASFATPSRFGSARFRNFYAPERDDIFAGFRTCSWPG encoded by the coding sequence ATGACTTCCAGCTCTACTTCATTCAGGAACGCCACCTCGCAACAGTTGGCCCAGGCCCTGCAGCACGCGAGGGATTATACGCTGTCGCTGTTCGATTGCTTTGCCGCCGCCGGCATGGATGCGCCCGCGCGCGTGCCGCAGCTGCGCATCATCAACCCGCCGCTGTGGGAACTCGGGCACACGGCCTGGTTTGCCGAATGGTTCATCCTGCGCGAGGCCAGCTCCAGCCACCCGGCCGACGCCAACGGCAACTGCCTGCTGACCAAGGGCGACGACTGGTTCGACTCCGCGCGCGTGCCGCACCGCAGCCGCTGGTCGCTGGACCTGCCCACCACCGGCGGCGTCAAGACCTACTGCCACGAAGTGCTGGACCGCGTGCTCGATAAACTGTCGCGCGAGCCCAACACCGATGAGGCGCTGTATCCCTATCGCCTGGCGCTGGCGCACGAGGACATGCACGGCGAAGCCTTCCTCTACACCTTGCAGACGTTGGGCCTGGCCGCGCCAACGCCGGCCAACGGCGAGCTGCTGACGATGTTCGCACCGTCCGAGATCGGCTTCCCCGGCGGCACGCTGCAACTGGGCAGCAAGGCCGGCGCCGGCTTCGTCTTCGACAACGAGCGCGAAGCGCACAGCTTCCATGTGGCGCCGTTTCGCATGGATAGCACCTTGGTGAGCAACGCCCAGTATGCAGATTTCGTCACCGATGGCGGCTATGACAACCGCCAGTTCTGGAGCCAGGCCGGCGCCGACTGGCTGATGCGGCAGGAGCGCTCCGCGCCGCGCTACTGGCAGCGCGAGGGTGCGCAATGGCGCACCATGCGCTTTGGGAAGCTGTCCACACTGGCCGGCACGGAGCCGGTACGCCACGTGAATCTATATGAAGCCCAGGCCTATTGCGCCTGGGCCGGACGCCGCCTGCCTACAGAGGCGGAGTGGGAGTACGCGGCCTTGTCCGGCCATCCGGCGTTCCGCTGGGGGCAATTGTGGGAGTGGACGGCGTCGCCGTTCGAGCCTTATCCGGAGTTCAAGGCGGACCGCTATCTTGAGTATTCCGAGCCCTGGTTCCACACGCACCAGACCTTGCGCGGCGCTTCCTTCGCCACGCCATCGCGTTTTGGCTCGGCCAGATTCCGGAATTTCTACGCTCCGGAACGCGACGATATCTTTGCAGGTTTCCGCACCTGCTCCTGGCCCGGATAG